From Ochotona princeps isolate mOchPri1 chromosome X, mOchPri1.hap1, whole genome shotgun sequence, one genomic window encodes:
- the C1GALT1C1 gene encoding C1GALT1-specific chaperone 1 isoform X1 produces the protein MREKMLSESSSFLKGVMLGSIFCVFTTMLGHVGIGLGNRMHHHEHHHLQPPNKEDILKISENERMELSKNFRVYCIILVKPKDVSLWAAVKETWTKHCDKAEFFSSENVKVFESINVETDDLWLMMRRAYKYAFDKYSNQYNWFFLARPTTFAIIENLKYFLLKKDPSQPFYLGHAIKSGDFEYVSVEGGIVLSIESMKRLNSLLEIPDKCPEQGGMIWKISEDRQLAMCLNNAGVVAENAEDADGKDVFNTKSVGLFIKEAMNNHPNQVVEGCCSDTAVTFNGLTPNQMHVMMYGVYRLRAFGHIFNDALVFLPPNGSDND, from the coding sequence gAAAAAATGCTTTCTGAAAGCAGCTCATTTTTGAAGGGTGTGATGCTCGGaagcattttctgtgtttttaccACTATGCTGGGACACGTTGGAATTGGCCTTGGAAACAGAATGCACCACCATGAGCATCATCATCTCCAACCTCCTAACAAAGAAGATATCTTGAAAATTTCAGAGAATGAACGCATGGAACTCAGTAAAAACTTTCGGGTGTACTGTATTATCCTCGTAAAACCCAAAGATGTTAGCCTTTGGGCTGCAGTGAAAGAGACTTGGACCAAACATTGTGACAAAGCAGAGTTCTTTAGTTCCGAAAATGTTAAAGTGTTTGAATCGATTAATGTGGAAACAGATGACTTGTGGTTAATGATGAGAAGAGCTTATAAATATGCCTTTGATAAGTACAGCAACCAGTACAACTGGTTTTTCCTTGCACGCCCCACTACATTTGCTATTATTGAAAaccttaaatattttttgttaaaaaaggATCCATCACAGCCTTTTTATCTAGGCCATGCTATTAAATCTGGGGACTTTGAATATGTGAGTGTGGAAGGAGGAATTGTCTTGAGTATAGAATCAATGAAAAGACTTAACAGCCTTCTAGAAATTCCAGATAAGTGTCCTGAACAGGGTGGGATGATTTGGAAGATATCGGAAGATAGGCAGTTAGCAATGTGCCTGAACAATGCTGGAGTGGTTGCAGAAAATGCAGAAGATGCTGAtggaaaagatgtatttaatacCAAGTCTGTTGGCCTTTTTATTAAAGAGGCAATGAATAATCATCCTAACCAAGTAGTAGAAGGATGTTGTTCAGATACAGCTGTTACTTTTAATGGACTGACACCCAATCAAATGCATGTGATGATGTATGGTGTATACCGTCTTAGGGCATTTGGGCATATTTTCAATGATGCCTTGGTTTTCTTACCTCCAAATGGTTCTGACAATGACTGA
- the C1GALT1C1 gene encoding C1GALT1-specific chaperone 1 isoform X2 gives MLSESSSFLKGVMLGSIFCVFTTMLGHVGIGLGNRMHHHEHHHLQPPNKEDILKISENERMELSKNFRVYCIILVKPKDVSLWAAVKETWTKHCDKAEFFSSENVKVFESINVETDDLWLMMRRAYKYAFDKYSNQYNWFFLARPTTFAIIENLKYFLLKKDPSQPFYLGHAIKSGDFEYVSVEGGIVLSIESMKRLNSLLEIPDKCPEQGGMIWKISEDRQLAMCLNNAGVVAENAEDADGKDVFNTKSVGLFIKEAMNNHPNQVVEGCCSDTAVTFNGLTPNQMHVMMYGVYRLRAFGHIFNDALVFLPPNGSDND, from the coding sequence ATGCTTTCTGAAAGCAGCTCATTTTTGAAGGGTGTGATGCTCGGaagcattttctgtgtttttaccACTATGCTGGGACACGTTGGAATTGGCCTTGGAAACAGAATGCACCACCATGAGCATCATCATCTCCAACCTCCTAACAAAGAAGATATCTTGAAAATTTCAGAGAATGAACGCATGGAACTCAGTAAAAACTTTCGGGTGTACTGTATTATCCTCGTAAAACCCAAAGATGTTAGCCTTTGGGCTGCAGTGAAAGAGACTTGGACCAAACATTGTGACAAAGCAGAGTTCTTTAGTTCCGAAAATGTTAAAGTGTTTGAATCGATTAATGTGGAAACAGATGACTTGTGGTTAATGATGAGAAGAGCTTATAAATATGCCTTTGATAAGTACAGCAACCAGTACAACTGGTTTTTCCTTGCACGCCCCACTACATTTGCTATTATTGAAAaccttaaatattttttgttaaaaaaggATCCATCACAGCCTTTTTATCTAGGCCATGCTATTAAATCTGGGGACTTTGAATATGTGAGTGTGGAAGGAGGAATTGTCTTGAGTATAGAATCAATGAAAAGACTTAACAGCCTTCTAGAAATTCCAGATAAGTGTCCTGAACAGGGTGGGATGATTTGGAAGATATCGGAAGATAGGCAGTTAGCAATGTGCCTGAACAATGCTGGAGTGGTTGCAGAAAATGCAGAAGATGCTGAtggaaaagatgtatttaatacCAAGTCTGTTGGCCTTTTTATTAAAGAGGCAATGAATAATCATCCTAACCAAGTAGTAGAAGGATGTTGTTCAGATACAGCTGTTACTTTTAATGGACTGACACCCAATCAAATGCATGTGATGATGTATGGTGTATACCGTCTTAGGGCATTTGGGCATATTTTCAATGATGCCTTGGTTTTCTTACCTCCAAATGGTTCTGACAATGACTGA